The genomic segment NNNNNNNNNNNNNNNNNNNNNNNNNNNNNNNNNNNNNNNNNNNNNNNNNNNNNNNNNNNNNNNNNNNNNNNNNNNNNNNNNNNNNNNNNNNNNNNNNNNNNNNNNNNNNNNNNNNNNNNNNNNNNNNNNNNNNNNNNNNNNNNNNNNNNNNNNNNNNNNNNNNNNNNNNNNNNNNNNNNNNNNNNNNNNNNNNNNNNNNNNNNNNNNNNNNNNNNNNNNNNNNNNNNNNNNNNNNNNNNNNNNNNNNNNNNNNNNNNNNNNNNNNNNNNNNNNNNNNNNNNNNNNNNNNNNNNNNNNNNNNNNNNNNNNNNNNNNNNNNNNNNNNNNNNNNNNNNNNNNNNNNNNNNNNNNNNNNNNNNNNNNNNNNNNNNNNNNNNNNNNNNNNNNNNNNNNNNNNNNNNNNNNNNNNNNNNNNNNNNNNNNNNNNNNNNNNNNNNNNNNNNNNNNNNNNNNNNNNNNNNNNNNNNNNNNNNNNNNNNNNNNNNNNNNNNNNNNttttttttttttttttttttttttttttttgtttaattatcaaaaaccaaaagcaatcatcatcacatccacttccttccttccttcttcttacttttcttctttgcccaaacaaacaaatgttGTGGATTCTTTGAAGCCGTTAAgattcagatctctctctctctctctctgctgcCCTGatagaaggaagaagaagaaagaaaaatggggAGTCTATCTTCTGAGGAAGACGACGACGGCTCTTCTTCCGAGAGATGCGGTAGCTACAGTCCCAGCGCCGACATTAGCGAGTCCGAGACTTGCAGCAACGCCGACGCTCCCTCCTCCATTGCCTCTTCTCCCCACGCCTCACGAGGTTTTTACTTCCCCGCCCCTGTTATGCTTCCTGTCATCGGCGGCAAAGATGTCCTCTGGGATGACAACAAACCCGACTCCCACCATTTATCCGGTAACTTAACTTTCCCTTCGCCGCCCGCCATTGCTGCTTTGCTTGCTACTACGAGTTTTTGATATATGAGAATTTGGAGATTTGctctttgatgatttttttttcagaaattgaGATGATGAAAGAGAGATTTGCCAAGCTACTTCTCGGTGAAGACATGTCTGGTGGCGGTAAAGGGGTTTCTACGGCTCTTGCTATCTCCAACGCCATCACCAACCTCTCTGGTTTGTTTATTATACCCATCTCAATCTCCATTGTGTGTACTGTGTGTGTGTTGCTAGCCTAGGGCTCTCGTTTTCCTACAGTATGTTAAGTAAGGCTCTGGATTGGATTTTTTCAACTACAGCTACTGTGTTTGGCGAGCTCTGGAGGCTTGAGCCCCTTCCTCCTCCCAAGAAGGCCATGTGGCGCAGAGAACTCGACTGGCTCCTCTGCGTTAGCGATTCCATCGTTGAGCTCATTCCTTCCATCCAGCATTTCCCTGGAGGCGGTACTTATGAGATCATGGAGACTCGCCCTCGTTCTGATCTCTACGCCAATCTCCCTGCTCTCAAGAAGCTCGACGCCATGTTGATCGACATGCTTGACTCTTTCTCCCACACCGACTTCTCCTATACCGATCGCGGTATTGTTCTTGGAGATTGTGACTACGACTCTCCTGCTTCCTCCTCTGGCCGCCCTTCCGTTAGGCAGGAGGACAAGTGGTGGCTCCCTTGCCCCAAGGTTCCCCCTAACGGCTTGTCACTAGACACTAGGAAGAAACTTCAGCAGTGCCGCGACTTTGCTAACCAGATTCTCAAGGCTGCTTTGGCTATTAACAGCGGTGTGCTCGCCGAAATGGAGATACCTCTCCCTTACTTGGACTCACTCCCCAAGGTATGCTGGCTCAATCAAGCTTTACCTTTGTTATTGCCGTTGGCTTTTCATTGAGGATCTAATTCTATTCTTTCTTTGCAGAGCGGGAAAGAATGCCTTGGAGAGATCATCTACCAGTACTTAACTGCAAACAAGTTCTCACCCGAGTGTCTCCTAGACTGTCTTGATCTGTCGTCGGAGCATCAGACCCTCGAAATCGCCAACCGGATTGAGGCGGCTGTCCACGTTTGGAGACAGAAGAGtgggaggaagcacaagaaGCAGGCAAAGCTTAAGCTGTCCTCATGGGGTGGCAAGGTTAAAGGCCTTGTAAATGACACCGAAAGAAATGATTTCCTTGTGCAGAGAGCCGAGACCCTCTTGCAGAGTCTGAGGATCCGTTTCCCTGGTCTTCCCCAGACAACGCTGGACATGAACAAGATTCAGTATAACAaggtataacaatatatatatatataaggagggAGTGTGATTGCAGCATGAAACGATGCTCAAACAAGTTTGTAATTGCAGGATGTAGGGCAATCAATTCTAGAGAGTTACTCGAGGGTGTTGGAGAGCATGGCCTTCAACATCACGGCCAGAATAGATGATGTGCTTTATGTTGATGATGCCACGAGAAGATCCATATCGGGCACGGAACCACCGCAGTCACTATTCAGCAATGCACAGAAAGGTTTCTCTGTGCCAAGCTCACCCTATGGATCCCCATTTGCAACGCCATCACTAAGTGTAGCATCTAGGAGCCCGAGGAGAGCACCGCCGCTGTACACAGTGAAGAGGAATGGGACGACGAGAGAGAAGGGAGTGTTGGGGGAAACAGAGAAAGCATGGTCGTATGCAGGGAATTTGAGTTCAAGAAGAGTAACGGGAGTGACGCCGGAAAGAGATTAAGGTTtggaaatagaagaagaagaatgtaaaTCGATCGATGATGGTTGTAGAATGTAGTGGTTGTTTTTGTCTGACAGAGAGACTACGAGGAAGAGAGTATGGTTAATAGGCAACAACaatgttttatcttttctttataaTGTGGAGTATAATTAATAATGTATGGGGGAATGTTGTTAACACTtaacagaagagagagaggaaacacACAAGTAGTCCCTTCCTTAGCTCTCGTTAAGACTGATTCTTCTGGTCAAGTCCTAGAGAAGAACTTGATGATGCACATCACATATGTCTCTCATCATTAAtcataaagaaacaaactctCCAACATACAACGCTACAGTTAATTGCATAGGATAGGAGGATTTAGAGTTGTTGATGTTCGAATATTTTTACTTGTTGTatattaatttctgttttaaaataaaaaaggttagAAAGGGTATTTTACACTTTTTCTTAGTTTTCCTAGACGCAGTCAAACCAGTGTTCAAAAAAGCGGTCTAGACGGtcgcctaggcgccgtctaggcgctagacGCTCAACCGACGCCTAGACgaccgcctaaaccgcctaaaatcacatatatttcgatttaatatattttctaatttttaactatatataattaaaatttaaaattttacattcatatacataattacaaatctttatatgttgttgatatcaattaaaaactacattttttcctaagttttgtttatggtttattacttttatttatctaatatatatttttgtctacaatattatatatataatcttctacGTTgaaaacgcctaaaccgcctaaaatcGCCTAGCCTCCGAttaagcgttctaggcgctaggcgttgggtcaccgcccaATTACCGCCTAGCACTTTCTTCAACATTGAGtcaaacacataaataaattaagcagagggaagaagaagaagaagtgtagAGGATCCTAgagggtttagactttagacaGTGATGGAGCAGAGTAGCGGGAGACTGAATCCGAAAGAGGCGAACGTCTTGTCGAGCCTTGTCGGGAGCATCGTGGAGAAAGGTATATCGGAGACTACGCCTCCAAATAAGCCGCTTCCCCCGAGACCCTCCCTTCTTTCCTTCCCCGTCGCTCGTCATCGTTCTCACGGACCCGTAAGCCTAATCGAAATCCACTCCTAGGGCTTTTCTCAGTCACTTTGCTTTGCCTTCTTCTAGATTTTtattaggatttattttcttctactgTTTAATTTAGTACTTAGATTCCCACCAACTTGTTTACCCTAATCCCTGACCAATTggctttttctaaaaattcagCTTTTTGTTTCTATCTCATTAGATTTTTTTCCTCATGTTTTGATTTTCGTAGCATTGGGCTCCTCCTGTGGCACAACCTAATgacgatgaggaagaagaagaagaagaagaacgttTCATGAATGCAGACTCCTTTTCTGCTTTTGCTAAACCGCTtcaaagaaaggagaagaaacacATGGAGCTCAGTAGGTGGAAAGATATGGTCTCTGGGGATGATTCTGCATCCACATCTCGCCCTACGTATTCTAGGAATGTTAACATCATTGAGactaagtctctctctcttgctcctCCCCCCGACGACTTGGCCACTAACACTTCACTGGCTAAACCTGCTCAGAGAGACTTTGTTTCTCAGAGACCACCCTCTATTGAGGAAAGGGTTTCGTTCGGCGCTTCTCCTCCCTTATCTGTTTCGAATGGACGACTTGGGGCTAGACAGGCGTCTTCATCTCTTGAGAGTGATATTGATGTAGAGAACCATGCAAGGTTGCAGTCTATGTCACCCGACGAGATTGCAGAAGCACAGGCTGAGTTATTGGACAAGATGGATCCTGCATTACTCAGCATTTTGAAGAAACGAGGTGAGGATAAATTGAAGAAGCGAAAGCATTCACTGCCTGGAGTTTCTGCTGCCGAAGAGGCAACAAAGAATTCAAGAACTGAGGGTCACTTTGTTCACTCACGACAGGGCCAGGCTGTTACTCCATCTACCTCTGTAGTTATGCCAATACCAAATGAAAAAGGTGTGGTGCAAAAGTCAGCGTTACCCCAAGGATTCTTGTGGGATACATGGACTGAGAGGGTTGAGGCTGCCAGGGACTTGAGATTTTCTTTTGACGGTTCTGTTGTTGAGGATGATGTTGTCTCAGCAGCTGAAACTGGTGAGTAGAGAACAATTCAACTGAAACTCATTTCAATCTTAGGGTGCTTACACGTTGAATGTACAGGTGAAAAGTTGTCTGGGGTTGGATCTGCTGCTGAACGTGACTTCTTGAGAACTGAGGGGGACCCTGGTGCAGCTGGGTACACCATCAAAGAAGCTATTGCTCTTGCACGGAGTGTGGTATGATTTCCCCACATTTTAGTTCTGATGATAAAGAATGGTTATATTCTTTTTTGCCTCCATTAAATCTGTGGGACTTCGGTTTTTTGGTTATTACTGCTCCTTGATTTGTATGCATTATTGATATGTCAGATTCCGGGGCAAAGATGCCTTGCTTTGCATCTGCTTGCATCTGTACTCGACAAAGCTTTGAACAAACTTTGCCAGAGCAGAATCGGCTTTACAAGGGAGGAAAAAGATAAATCCACTGATTGGGAAGCCATCTGGGCTTATGCCCTTGGACCAGAACCTGAGCTTGTCTTAGCATTGAGGTAATTACTTGATGGGTGTAATGTGAGACTTATTCGTGAAGTTACTACTCATATATCATagattttttgttcttatcaatattagtttctttttttattctttaggATGGCTCTTGATGACAATCATACCTCTGTTGTTCTAGCATGTGTAAAAGTGATTCAGTGTCTACTGAGCTGTTCTCTTAACGAGAACTTCTTTGATATTTTGGAGGtatagttgattttttttcactACAGAGATGTTATAGTCCTCAAAGAACTTGATTCTATATGTTCAAACTGATAAATTCCATTTCTGTTTCCAGAACATGGGACCACACGGGAGGGACATCTTTACGGCGCCGGTGTTTAGGAGTAAGCCAGAAATTGATCTTGGCTTCCTCCGTGGTTGCTACTGGAAGTACAGCGCTAAACCCTCCAATATTGTTCCTTTCCGTCAAGAGATCATGGATGACGGGACAGAAGATACAGAAActattcagaaagatgtttttgTAGCCGGACAAGATGTTGCTGCTGGTCTTGTCAGAATGGATATCCTTCCAAGAATTTATCACCTTCTGGAGGTGAGATCACTATCTGTGCGTAAACTCAGCAAGGAAAACATTCTGGTTGTGTTGCTTTACCAGTTGCTTACTTTtctaggatttgttttttttttatgttcatcATTACAGACAGAACCAACAGCAGCCCTTGAGGACAGCATAATTTCTGTTACTATTGCGATAGCAAGGCATTCTCCAAAATGCACAACTGCAATCTTGAAGTATCCCAAATTTGTGCAAACAGTTGTAAAAAGATTCAAATTGAACAAAAGAATGGACATTCTTCCTTCTCAGATCAATTCTGTCCGCCTCTTAAAGGTAATATGGCTCTGCTACTCTGCTCATACAAAATTATCTTGGGGCTCGTCTTTGATGTTTTTTGACAGAACCTGATTATAAAAGTTTGTTAAGCTATCAATCCTCAGAGCTATTATATAACCTtcgtttttctttctctctatttaaTTTCACTAAGGTGTTGGCCCGGTATGATCAAAGTACTTGCATGGAATTTGTGAAGAACGGGACTTTCAACGCCGTCACGTGGCATTTGTTTCAGTTCACCTCCTCTCTTGACTCATGGATGAAGCTAGGGAAGCAGAACTGCAAGCTTTCATCTACTTTGATGGTTGAACAGCTCCGGTTTTGGAGGGTCTGTATCCACAGTGGCTGTTGCGTATCTCGCTTCCCAGAGCTCTTCCCAGCTCTGTGTCTGTGGTTGACTTGTCCATCATTCGAAAAGCTCAGGGAGACAAATCTCATCAGCGAGTTTACTTCTGTGTCCAAGGAGGCCTACCTGGTCCTTGAGGCTTTTGCCGAGACACTTCCAAATATGTACTCACAAAACCTTCCGCGGAACAAATCTTTGACTTGGGACTGGAGTTATGTTAGCCCTATGATTGATTTAGCACTAAGCTGGGTATCATTGGCCCCTCAATTACTCGACTGGGAGAAAGGAATCGAACATGTTTCTGCGTCCACTAAGTCTCTGTTGTGGTTGTATTCGGGTGTCATGCGTACAATTTCTAAAGTCCTTGAAAGAATCTCTGCCGATGGAGAGGAAGAACCTCTACCATGGCTGCCGGAGTTTGTTCCAAAGATTGGCCTTGCCATCATCAAGCACAAGCTTCTTAGTTTTTCCGTTGCAGAAGTAAGTAGATGTAGAGAAGACTCTTCCAGGTGTTCTTCTTTCATGGATTTTTTGTGTCTTCTAAGAGAAAGATCACAAAATGATGAACTAGCATTAGCTTCTGTGAGTTGTCTTCATGGGTTAACGCGGACTATCGTTTCCATCCAAACTCTGATAGAATCTGCTAGATCTAAGATGACAACTCCTCATCAGGGATACACTTCCACTAGAGATGAATTTGTTCTTGCAAAAGGAATACTGGCAGAGTCTCTGGCTGACCTAACATCTGTGTCAAGCTCTTTTAGAGATTCTGTTTCATCAGAATGGCCCATCATGCAATCCATTGAGCTGCATAAACGAGGTGGACTGGCCCCTGGGGTGGGACTTGGTTGGGGAGCTAGCGGTGGTGGGTTTTGGTCAACTAAAGTTCTGTTGGCACAGGCTGATGCCGGTCTTCTGAGTCTTTTTCTTAACATCTCTCAGATTGACGCGCATAATGATCAGGGATCTGTTGGCTTGATGGATAATCTGAACTCCACTTTAGCTATGTGCTTGATTGCAGGTCCAAGGGATCATTTACTTGTGGAAAGAGCCTTCGACTATGTCCTTAGACCACATGCTTTAGAACACCTGGCCTGCTGTATCAAGTCAAAGAAGAAAACCATATCGTTTGAATGGGATTGCAGCGAAGAGGATTATCATCGTATGAGCAGTATGCTTGCTTCTCACTTCAGAGATAGATGGTTACAGCCAAAGGAAAAATCTAAAGCCGAGAAAGGAGCCAGTGAGGTAAAGAAGGACACAGTTGGACTGGAGACGATTCATGAGGACGGTGAAATGCCAAATTGTTCGACACAGGATAAAAAAGTAGACTCCTCGATCACAGAGTGGGCTCACCAGAGAATGCCCCTACCTCCGCACTGGTTTCTCAGCGCCATTTCAGCAGTCCACAGTGGTAAAACCTCAACAGGGCCACCAGATTCCACAGAGTTGCTTGAAGTCGCGAAATCTGGAGTTTTCTTTCTTGCAGGACTTGAGTCTGGTTTTGGATCGGTTCCGTCTCCTGTTTTGAGTGTGCCATTGGTTTGGAAGTTTCACGCTTTGTCTACCGTGTTGCTTGTTGGAATGGACATCATCAAAGACAAGAACACTAGGAACTTGTACAATTTTCTGCAGGAGCTCTACGGGCAGTATCTTGATGAAGCGAGACTAAACCACCGTGACATTGAGCTCTTGATGTTCAAGTCAGACATTCACGAGAACTACTCTACTTTTCTGGAGATGGTCGTGGAGCAGTATGCTGCGGTGTCATATGGTGATGAACTGTTTGGCCGACAGGTATCGATTTACTTGCATCAATGTGTGGAATCCTCAGTTCGACTATCAGCATGGACTGTGCTCTCCAATGCCAGTGTTCTTCAGCTTCTGCCAAGTCTAGACAAATGCTTGGGAGAAGCAGATGGTTACCTTGAACCGGTTGAGGTAATTTGCCCCCNNNNNNNNNNNNNNNNNNNNNNNNNNNNNNNNNNNNNNNNNNNNNNNNNNNNNNNNNNNNNNNNNNNNNNNNNNNNNNNNNNNNNNNNNNNNNNNNNNNNNNNNNNNNNNNNNNNNNNNNNNNNNNNNNNNNNNNNNNNNNNNNNNNNNNNNNNNNNNNNNNNNNNNNNNNNNNNNNNNNNNNNNNNNNNNNNNNNNNNNNNNNNNNNNNNNNNNNNNNNNNNNNNNNNNNNNNNNNNNNNNNNNNNNNNNNNNNNNNNNNNNNNNNNNNNNNNNNNNNNNNNNNNTATCGTTTGAATGGGATTGCAGCGAAGAGGATTATCATCGTATGAGCAGTATGCTTGCTTCTCACTTCAGACATAGATGGTTACAGCCAAAGGAAAAATCTAAAGCCGAGAAAGGAGCCAGTGAGGTAAAGAAGGACACAGTTGGACTGGAGACGATTCATGAGGACGGTGAAATGCCAAATTGTTCGACACAGGATAAAAAAATAGACTCCTCGATCACAGAGTGGGCTCACCAGAGAATGCCCCTACCTCCGCACTGGTTTCTCAGCGCCATTTCAGCAGTCCACAGTGGTAAAACCTCAACAGGGCCACCAGATTCCACAGAGTTGCTTGAAGTCGCGAAATCTGGAGTTTTCTTTCTTGCAGGACTTGAGTCTGGTTTTGGATCGGTTCCGTCTCCTGTTTTGAGTGTGCCATTGGTTTGGAAGTTTCACGCTTTGTCTACCGTGTTGCTTGTTGGAATGGACATCATCAAAGACAAGAACACTAGGAACTTGTACAATTTTCTGCAGGAGCTCTACGGGCAGTATCTTGATGAAGCGAGACTAAACCACCGTGACATTGAGCTCTTGATGTTCAAGTCAGACATTCACGAGAACTACTCTACTTTTCTGGAGATGGTCGTGGAGCAGTATGCTGCGGTGTCATATGGTGATGAACTGTTTGGCCGACAGGTATCGATTTACTTGCATCAATGTGTGGAATCCTCAGTTCGACTATCAGCATGGACTGTGCTCTCCAATGCCAGTGTTCTTCAGCTTCTGCCAAGTCTAGACAAATGCTTGGGAGAAGCAGATGGTTACCTTGAACCGGTTGAGGTAATTTGccccccaaaaaaagaaaagaaaaaaaaagagagggtaTATAGTGTTGAATAATGGCATGTTTATGAGTATCATCGACTAAGATAAATTGGTATTATTGATATTGCAGGAAAACGAAGCAGTCCTTGAGGCGTACCTGAAGTCATGGACTTGTGGAGCCCTGGACAAAGCAGCGGCGCGGGGATCAGTAGCCTTTACACTCGTTCTGCATCACTTTTCATCTTTAGTATTCTGCAGTGAAGCCAAGGAAAAAGTATCCCTGCGGAATAAGATTGTGAAGTCTCTGGTCAGAGATGTATCGAGAAAGAGTCATCGTGAGGTAAGTTGAATGAAACCCCTGGGCAGCTATTGTGGTTGTTGTTTGTAGAGCTGAGTACtgagaatgaa from the Camelina sativa cultivar DH55 chromosome 12, Cs, whole genome shotgun sequence genome contains:
- the LOC104729150 gene encoding rop guanine nucleotide exchange factor 1, with amino-acid sequence MGSLSSEEDDDGSSSERCGSYSPSADISESETCSNADAPSSIASSPHASRGFYFPAPVMLPVIGGKDVLWDDNKPDSHHLSEIEMMKERFAKLLLGEDMSGGGKGVSTALAISNAITNLSATVFGELWRLEPLPPPKKAMWRRELDWLLCVSDSIVELIPSIQHFPGGGTYEIMETRPRSDLYANLPALKKLDAMLIDMLDSFSHTDFSYTDRGIVLGDCDYDSPASSSGRPSVRQEDKWWLPCPKVPPNGLSLDTRKKLQQCRDFANQILKAALAINSGVLAEMEIPLPYLDSLPKSGKECLGEIIYQYLTANKFSPECLLDCLDLSSEHQTLEIANRIEAAVHVWRQKSGRKHKKQAKLKLSSWGGKVKGLVNDTERNDFLVQRAETLLQSLRIRFPGLPQTTLDMNKIQYNKDVGQSILESYSRVLESMAFNITARIDDVLYVDDATRRSISGTEPPQSLFSNAQKGFSVPSSPYGSPFATPSLSVASRSPRRAPPLYTVKRNGTTREKGVLGETEKAWSYAGNLSSRRVTGVTPERD
- the LOC104729152 gene encoding transcriptional elongation regulator MINIYO isoform X3 — protein: MEQSSGRLNPKEANVLSSLVGSIVEKGISETTPPNKPLPPRPSLLSFPVARHRSHGPHWAPPVAQPNDDEEEEEEEERFMNADSFSAFAKPLQRKEKKHMELSRWKDMVSGDDSASTSRPTYSRNVNIIETKSLSLAPPPDDLATNTSLAKPAQRDFVSQRPPSIEERVSFGASPPLSVSNGRLGARQASSSLESDIDVENHARLQSMSPDEIAEAQAELLDKMDPALLSILKKRGEDKLKKRKHSLPGVSAAEEATKNSRTEGHFVHSRQGQAVTPSTSVVMPIPNEKGVVQKSALPQGFLWDTWTERVEAARDLRFSFDGSVVEDDVVSAAETGEKLSGVGSAAERDFLRTEGDPGAAGYTIKEAIALARSVIPGQRCLALHLLASVLDKALNKLCQSRIGFTREEKDKSTDWEAIWAYALGPEPELVLALRMALDDNHTSVVLACVKVIQCLLSCSLNENFFDILENMGPHGRDIFTAPVFRSKPEIDLGFLRGCYWKYSAKPSNIVPFRQEIMDDGTEDTETIQKDVFVAGQDVAAGLVRMDILPRIYHLLETEPTAALEDSIISVTIAIARHSPKCTTAILKYPKFVQTVVKRFKLNKRMDILPSQINSVRLLKVLARYDQSTCMEFVKNGTFNAVTWHLFQFTSSLDSWMKLGKQNCKLSSTLMVEQLRFWRVCIHSGCCVSRFPELFPALCLWLTCPSFEKLRETNLISEFTSVSKEAYLVLEAFAETLPNMYSQNLPRNKSLTWDWSYVSPMIDLALSWVSLAPQLLDWEKGIEHVSASTKSLLWLYSGVMRTISKVLERISADGEEEPLPWLPEFVPKIGLAIIKHKLLSFSVAEVSRCREDSSRCSSFMDFLCLLRERSQNDELALASVSCLHGLTRTIVSIQTLIESARSKMTTPHQGYTSTRDEFVLAKGILAESLADLTSVSSSFRDSVSSEWPIMQSIELHKRGGLAPGVGLGWGASGGGFWSTKVLLAQADAGLLSLFLNISQIDAHNDQGSVGLMDNLNSTLAMCLIAGPRDHLLVERAFDYVLRPHALEHLACCIKSKKKTISFEWDCSEEDYHRMSSMLASHFRDRWLQPKEKSKAEKGASEVKKDTVGLETIHEDGEMPNCSTQDKKVDSSITEWAHQRMPLPPHWFLSAISAVHSGKTSTGPPDSTELLEVAKSGVFFLAGLESGFGSVPSPVLSVPLVWKFHALSTVLLVGMDIIKDKNTRNLYNFLQELYGQYLDEARLNHRDIELLMFKSDIHENYSTFLEMVVEQYAAVSYGDELFGRQVSIYLHQCVESSVRLSAWTVLSNASVLQLLPSLDKCLGEADGYLEPVEENEAVLEAYLKSWTCGALDKAAARGSVAFTLVLHHFSSLVFCSEAKEKVSLRNKIVKSLVRDVSRKSHREGMMLKLVGCLKGVADAMEETREREKRWEVLKEACEGNSSLLSEVEKLKSTFCGRRK
- the LOC104729152 gene encoding transcriptional elongation regulator MINIYO isoform X1, which gives rise to MEQSSGRLNPKEANVLSSLVGSIVEKGISETTPPNKPLPPRPSLLSFPVARHRSHGPHWAPPVAQPNDDEEEEEEEERFMNADSFSAFAKPLQRKEKKHMELSRWKDMVSGDDSASTSRPTYSRNVNIIETKSLSLAPPPDDLATNTSLAKPAQRDFVSQRPPSIEERVSFGASPPLSVSNGRLGARQASSSLESDIDVENHARLQSMSPDEIAEAQAELLDKMDPALLSILKKRGEDKLKKRKHSLPGVSAAEEATKNSRTEGHFVHSRQGQAVTPSTSVVMPIPNEKGVVQKSALPQGFLWDTWTERVEAARDLRFSFDGSVVEDDVVSAAETGEKLSGVGSAAERDFLRTEGDPGAAGYTIKEAIALARSVIPGQRCLALHLLASVLDKALNKLCQSRIGFTREEKDKSTDWEAIWAYALGPEPELVLALRMALDDNHTSVVLACVKVIQCLLSCSLNENFFDILENMGPHGRDIFTAPVFRSKPEIDLGFLRGCYWKYSAKPSNIVPFRQEIMDDGTEDTETIQKDVFVAGQDVAAGLVRMDILPRIYHLLETEPTAALEDSIISVTIAIARHSPKCTTAILKYPKFVQTVVKRFKLNKRMDILPSQINSVRLLKVLARYDQSTCMEFVKNGTFNAVTWHLFQFTSSLDSWMKLGKQNCKLSSTLMVEQLRFWRVCIHSGCCVSRFPELFPALCLWLTCPSFEKLRETNLISEFTSVSKEAYLVLEAFAETLPNMYSQNLPRNKSLTWDWSYVSPMIDLALSWVSLAPQLLDWEKGIEHVSASTKSLLWLYSGVMRTISKVLERISADGEEEPLPWLPEFVPKIGLAIIKHKLLSFSVAEVSRCREDSSRCSSFMDFLCLLRERSQNDELALASVSCLHGLTRTIVSIQTLIESARSKMTTPHQGYTSTRDEFVLAKGILAESLADLTSVSSSFRDSVSSEWPIMQSIELHKRGGLAPGVGLGWGASGGGFWSTKVLLAQADAGLLSLFLNISQIDAHNDQGSVGLMDNLNSTLAMCLIAGPRDHLLVERAFDYVLRPHALEHLACCIKSKKKTXSFEWDCSEEDYHRMSSMLASHFRHRWLQPKEKSKAEKGASEVKKDTVGLETIHEDGEMPNCSTQDKKIDSSITEWAHQRMPLPPHWFLSAISAVHSGKTSTGPPDSTELLEVAKSGVFFLAGLESGFGSVPSPVLSVPLVWKFHALSTVLLVGMDIIKDKNTRNLYNFLQELYGQYLDEARLNHRDIELLMFKSDIHENYSTFLEMVVEQYAAVSYGDELFGRQVSIYLHQCVESSVRLSAWTVLSNASVLQLLPSLDKCLGEADGYLEPVEENEAVLEAYLKSWTCGALDKAAARGSVAFTLVLHHFSSLVFCSEAKEKVSLRNKIVKSLVRDVSRKSHREGMMLKLVGCLKGVADAMEETREREKRWEVLKEACEGNSSLLSEVEKLKSTFCGRRK
- the LOC104729152 gene encoding transcriptional elongation regulator MINIYO isoform X2: MEQSSGRLNPKEANVLSSLVGSIVEKGISETTPPNKPLPPRPSLLSFPVARHRSHGPHWAPPVAQPNDDEEEEEEEERFMNADSFSAFAKPLQRKEKKHMELSRWKDMVSGDDSASTSRPTYSRNVNIIETKSLSLAPPPDDLATNTSLAKPAQRDFVSQRPPSIEERVSFGASPPLSVSNGRLGARQASSSLESDIDVENHARLQSMSPDEIAEAQAELLDKMDPALLSILKKRGEDKLKKRKHSLPGVSAAEEATKNSRTEGHFVHSRQGQAVTPSTSVVMPIPNEKGVVQKSALPQGFLWDTWTERVEAARDLRFSFDGSVVEDDVVSAAETGEKLSGVGSAAERDFLRTEGDPGAAGYTIKEAIALARSVIPGQRCLALHLLASVLDKALNKLCQSRIGFTREEKDKSTDWEAIWAYALGPEPELVLALRMALDDNHTSVVLACVKVIQCLLSCSLNENFFDILENMGPHGRDIFTAPVFRSKPEIDLGFLRGCYWKYSAKPSNIVPFRQEIMDDGTEDTETIQKDVFVAGQDVAAGLVRMDILPRIYHLLETEPTAALEDSIISVTIAIARHSPKCTTAILKYPKFVQTVVKRFKLNKRMDILPSQINSVRLLKVLARYDQSTCMEFVKNGTFNAVTWHLFQFTSSLDSWMKLGKQNCKLSSTLMVEQLRFWRVCIHSGCCVSRFPELFPALCLWLTCPSFEKLRETNLISEFTSVSKEAYLVLEAFAETLPNMYSQNLPRNKSLTWDWSYVSPMIDLALSWVSLAPQLLDWEKGIEHVSASTKSLLWLYSGVMRTISKVLERISADGEEEPLPWLPEFVPKIGLAIIKHKLLSFSVAEVSRCREDSSRCSSFMDFLCLLRERSQNDELALASVSCLHGLTRTIVSIQTLIESARSKMTTPHQGYTSTRDEFVLAKGILAESLADLTSVSSSFRDSVSSEWPIMQSIELHKRGGLAPGVGLGWGASGGGFWSTKVLLAQADAGLLSLFLNISQIDAHNDQGSVGLMDNLNSTLAMCLIAGPRDHLLVERAFDYVLRPHALEHLACCIKSKKKTISFEWDCSEEDYHRMSSMLASHFRHRWLQPKEKSKAEKGASEVKKDTVGLETIHEDGEMPNCSTQDKKIDSSITEWAHQRMPLPPHWFLSAISAVHSGKTSTGPPDSTELLEVAKSGVFFLAGLESGFGSVPSPVLSVPLVWKFHALSTVLLVGMDIIKDKNTRNLYNFLQELYGQYLDEARLNHRDIELLMFKSDIHENYSTFLEMVVEQYAAVSYGDELFGRQVSIYLHQCVESSVRLSAWTVLSNASVLQLLPSLDKCLGEADGYLEPVEENEAVLEAYLKSWTCGALDKAAARGSVAFTLVLHHFSSLVFCSEAKEKVSLRNKIVKSLVRDVSRKSHREGMMLKLVGCLKGVADAMEETREREKRWEVLKEACEGNSSLLSEVEKLKSTFCGRRK